The Nitrososphaerales archaeon genome includes a region encoding these proteins:
- the metG gene encoding methionine--tRNA ligase, producing the protein MAKWVVTSAWPYSSDVPHLGNLIGSVLSADVIARFLRMNGHSVIMVSGSDEHGTPVEIEALRRNIPVREFADRNHRLISELFKRWDISFDNYTRTESPVHIKFVQDHYRRIYENGYIFTKDEYIHYCPNDKKFLPDRFVEGTCPYCHAIGARGDQCESCGKPLEAELLINPYCTICHGPTEIRKTKQWFFDLPKLSDQIKHYILNNKYLSENVVRFSLSWIEEGLKPRSITRDTSWGIPAPFEGAEGKTIYVWMEAVLGYVSAVIEYFKNRGEEERWKDYWLDPDTKTAFFIGKDNIPFHSVIFTGLLLASKQNYTLPTVISSTEFLQFEGKKFSKSKRIGIWIDEALELLPADYWRYTLLSIRPESGDVNFTYDLLEEKVNSELNDKIGNFVQRTLSAIKRFMNGEIPYRPEIGEEGKKEIETICETHNKITQSYESFEIQKAVKLTLSQAEEGNRYLNATEPWRLFQTDRKAGEAALYIAARIVKALGVELYPIMPNTSIKILQFLNLEVKDHIPKWSDAVSDFSFPVKIVDFKPLFTKIKKEEIINRLNEIRSMGERSGGR; encoded by the coding sequence TTGGCAAAGTGGGTCGTAACATCGGCGTGGCCATATTCGTCAGATGTGCCTCACTTAGGGAATCTGATCGGCTCTGTACTATCTGCCGATGTCATAGCGAGGTTCTTGAGGATGAATGGCCACTCAGTGATCATGGTATCTGGCTCGGATGAGCATGGGACGCCTGTAGAGATAGAAGCCTTAAGGAGAAACATCCCAGTAAGAGAATTCGCAGATAGGAACCATAGATTGATCAGCGAGCTCTTTAAGAGGTGGGATATTTCATTCGATAACTACACGAGGACTGAAAGTCCCGTTCATATAAAATTTGTACAGGATCACTACAGAAGGATTTATGAGAATGGCTACATCTTTACGAAGGATGAATATATCCATTATTGCCCGAATGATAAAAAGTTCCTACCAGATAGATTTGTAGAAGGTACGTGTCCTTATTGCCACGCAATCGGAGCTAGAGGTGATCAGTGTGAGAGTTGTGGTAAGCCTTTAGAAGCGGAGCTTCTCATAAATCCATACTGTACGATATGCCATGGCCCTACAGAGATAAGAAAAACCAAGCAATGGTTCTTCGATCTACCTAAGTTAAGTGATCAGATAAAGCATTACATCCTCAATAATAAGTATCTCTCGGAGAATGTTGTGAGATTCAGCCTCAGCTGGATCGAGGAGGGTTTAAAGCCAAGATCGATTACACGTGACACTTCATGGGGCATACCGGCACCATTCGAAGGTGCTGAGGGTAAGACGATCTACGTGTGGATGGAGGCTGTACTAGGATATGTATCAGCCGTTATCGAATACTTTAAGAATCGTGGCGAGGAGGAGAGGTGGAAGGATTATTGGCTCGATCCCGATACGAAGACCGCCTTCTTCATAGGAAAGGATAATATCCCATTCCACTCCGTCATCTTCACCGGACTTTTACTGGCCTCGAAGCAGAATTACACACTACCAACGGTGATAAGCTCCACAGAATTCTTACAGTTTGAAGGGAAGAAATTTTCAAAGAGTAAAAGGATTGGAATATGGATCGATGAAGCGTTGGAGCTTTTACCCGCCGATTACTGGCGCTACACACTACTATCGATCAGGCCGGAGAGTGGTGATGTGAACTTTACATACGACCTTTTGGAGGAGAAGGTGAATAGTGAACTTAACGATAAGATCGGGAATTTTGTACAGAGGACATTATCGGCGATAAAACGCTTCATGAATGGAGAGATTCCTTATAGACCTGAAATCGGTGAGGAAGGTAAGAAAGAGATCGAAACCATCTGTGAAACACATAATAAGATCACCCAATCTTACGAATCGTTCGAAATTCAGAAGGCAGTAAAGCTCACACTTTCACAAGCTGAAGAAGGTAACAGATACTTAAATGCGACGGAGCCTTGGAGGCTCTTTCAAACCGATAGAAAGGCTGGTGAAGCTGCCCTCTACATCGCTGCAAGGATCGTGAAGGCCCTAGGTGTAGAGCTCTATCCGATCATGCCCAACACGAGTATCAAGATCTTACAATTCTTAAATTTGGAGGTTAAGGATCACATACCAAAATGGTCGGATGCAGTATCGGACTTTTCATTCCCTGTGAAGATTGTAGACTTCAAACCCCTATTCACCAAGATAAAGAAAGAGGAAATCATTAATAGGCTGAATGAAATAAGGAGTATGGGGGAAAGATCGGGAGGGAGATAG
- a CDS encoding adenosylhomocysteinase: MQSRIADPSLYLQGEKSYKWAYSNMPTLVKIIEKLSHKRPLENRCIATCLHVTKETSVLIMGLKKLGADVYSAAANPLSTQDDIAAYLVSQGVNVFAWRGESIDEYFDCIRTILRAKPDIVMDDGSDAHVMIHEEGEFANLNLIGGTEETTTGVIRLRALEKAQRLRYPVIAVNNAYTKFLFDNRYGTGQSTFDGILRATSLLIAGKKVVVCGYGWVGKGIAMRARGLGAIVIVCEVDPLKALEARMDGFEVKPLMEAAEEGDIFITATGQTRVIRMEHIERMKDGAILANAGHFDVEIDVANLRKFAENKGEVRKYVEEYRLKDGKKVYLIGQGRIANLVAAEGHPPEVMSLSFSNQLMSVVYLIDNEGKLERKVHNVPMEIDREVAQTTLEVMGIRIDRLTDEQIEYAQSWAV; this comes from the coding sequence TTGCAGAGCCGCATAGCAGACCCATCGCTTTACCTACAGGGTGAGAAGTCTTATAAGTGGGCATACAGCAATATGCCCACTTTGGTAAAGATCATCGAAAAGTTATCACATAAAAGGCCTCTAGAGAATAGATGTATAGCCACTTGCCTCCATGTAACGAAAGAGACCTCCGTCCTTATCATGGGTCTGAAGAAGCTCGGTGCTGATGTATATTCGGCAGCGGCAAATCCATTATCTACACAGGATGACATCGCAGCCTACCTTGTCTCACAGGGCGTGAATGTATTCGCATGGAGGGGTGAGAGTATAGATGAGTACTTCGATTGTATTCGCACGATCCTAAGGGCCAAACCGGATATAGTGATGGATGATGGTTCAGATGCCCACGTTATGATACATGAAGAAGGTGAATTTGCGAACCTAAATTTGATCGGTGGTACCGAAGAAACTACCACGGGTGTGATTAGATTAAGAGCCTTAGAGAAAGCCCAAAGGTTAAGGTATCCAGTTATAGCGGTGAATAACGCCTATACAAAGTTTCTCTTCGATAACAGATACGGTACTGGGCAGAGCACATTCGATGGTATATTAAGAGCTACGAGCCTTCTGATCGCTGGTAAGAAGGTCGTGGTATGTGGTTATGGATGGGTGGGCAAGGGTATAGCGATGAGGGCCAGAGGTCTGGGCGCTATCGTAATCGTGTGTGAAGTCGACCCATTGAAGGCTTTGGAGGCGAGGATGGATGGGTTCGAAGTCAAGCCCCTGATGGAGGCTGCGGAGGAAGGGGATATATTCATAACGGCTACCGGCCAGACGAGAGTGATTAGGATGGAGCATATCGAAAGGATGAAGGATGGGGCGATATTAGCGAATGCAGGGCACTTCGATGTTGAGATCGATGTGGCCAACTTAAGGAAGTTCGCTGAGAATAAGGGCGAAGTAAGAAAGTATGTGGAAGAGTATCGATTGAAGGATGGTAAAAAGGTCTATTTGATCGGTCAAGGTAGGATTGCGAACCTTGTAGCGGCGGAGGGCCACCCACCGGAAGTAATGTCACTTTCATTCTCTAATCAATTGATGTCCGTCGTATACCTCATAGATAATGAAGGGAAGTTGGAGAGAAAGGTCCATAATGTGCCGATGGAGATAGACCGTGAAGTAGCCCAGACTACTCTGGAGGTCATGGGTATAAGGATCGATCGATTGACCGATGAGCAGATCGAGTATGCCCAATCGTGGGCCGTCTAA
- a CDS encoding S-methyl-5'-thioadenosine phosphorylase: MSELKAEIGIIGGTGVYELLELLEDVTEHKIYTPYGETSDFVTIGNFKGRRIAFIPRHGRRHRIPPHKINYRANIWALKSLGVTRILAPSAVGSLREGIAPGHIVVPDQFIDRTTSRVSTFYEGSQVCHISMADPFCPELRNVVINVGKELNYPIHERGTYVCIEGPRFSTRAESKLFRSWGADIIGMTLIPECVLAREAEICYVNIATVTDYDVWAEKPVTRKEVFETLEKNVEKTMKILANTIPRVPEERNCPCKEALKDAVG, from the coding sequence ATGAGTGAGCTAAAGGCTGAGATAGGGATCATAGGAGGGACCGGCGTCTATGAGTTGTTAGAGCTGTTAGAGGATGTAACGGAGCATAAAATATACACACCTTACGGAGAGACATCAGACTTCGTGACTATTGGTAACTTTAAAGGGCGCAGAATCGCATTCATCCCTCGCCATGGAAGAAGACATCGTATACCTCCACATAAGATAAATTATCGTGCAAATATCTGGGCGTTAAAATCGTTGGGTGTTACAAGGATCCTTGCCCCTTCAGCGGTAGGGAGCTTAAGAGAAGGTATCGCACCAGGCCATATCGTCGTACCGGATCAATTTATCGATCGCACTACATCACGTGTATCTACATTCTATGAAGGTAGCCAAGTATGCCACATATCGATGGCCGATCCCTTCTGCCCCGAACTTCGCAACGTCGTGATCAACGTGGGTAAAGAGTTGAATTATCCGATACATGAGAGGGGCACTTACGTATGTATCGAGGGTCCAAGATTCTCAACCCGTGCTGAATCAAAACTGTTTCGTTCATGGGGTGCTGATATCATCGGTATGACCTTGATCCCCGAATGTGTTCTTGCTCGAGAGGCTGAAATCTGTTACGTCAATATCGCGACTGTAACAGATTACGATGTGTGGGCTGAGAAGCCCGTAACCCGTAAAGAAGTATTTGAAACTTTGGAGAAGAATGTGGAGAAGACTATGAAGATCCTGGCCAATACGATCCCTAGAGTACCAGAGGAAAGGAACTGCCCTTGCAAGGAAGCTTTAAAGGATGCGGTAGGTTAG
- a CDS encoding adenylyl-sulfate kinase, producing MAFSIWLTGLPGSGKSTIARELLKIFKERSVDVRYLQLDEIRNLITPNPTYDEREREIVYRAYVVIAKFLYDEGLNILLDATAHRRRWREFARSIMPRFIEVYIKCPIEVCIQRETERLQDFVRKKIYLNALERLKSGKEKAGLGEVPGVDVPYEEPLNPEIVIESDKIQPSEAASIILDKLIAMGLLS from the coding sequence TTGGCCTTTTCGATCTGGCTCACAGGCCTACCGGGTTCGGGTAAGAGTACCATAGCAAGAGAGCTATTGAAGATCTTTAAAGAGAGAAGTGTCGATGTTCGATATTTACAACTCGATGAAATTAGAAATCTTATAACGCCCAACCCAACCTACGATGAGCGTGAAAGAGAGATCGTGTATAGAGCCTATGTGGTTATAGCGAAGTTTCTCTACGATGAAGGGCTCAATATCCTCTTAGATGCTACAGCACATAGGAGGAGGTGGAGGGAGTTCGCAAGGAGTATTATGCCAAGATTTATCGAAGTGTACATCAAGTGCCCCATCGAGGTTTGTATTCAGAGAGAGACAGAGAGGCTTCAGGATTTCGTAAGGAAGAAGATATACTTGAATGCTTTAGAGAGGTTAAAGAGTGGTAAGGAGAAGGCCGGGTTGGGCGAGGTCCCCGGTGTGGATGTTCCATACGAAGAGCCGTTGAATCCAGAGATCGTCATCGAAAGTGATAAGATTCAACCGAGCGAGGCTGCATCTATCATACTTGATAAGTTAATAGCGATGGGGTTGCTGAGTTAA
- a CDS encoding aminoglycoside phosphotransferase family protein, whose product MFLNIKDLEIYLSNVFKSKVKVEYFGDLKEKEERVSDIKEYGYGVPLLVTFSIEGVRRQVVISSMRIDRGFGHDYRSDRVSNLILAYDTWNKLPKHARVFDIGGFRKDGGLLSLGEVEEFFILEEKVEGREYIYDLERIYSEGRLMDLDKERVKALSLYLTEIHNVKKDDPELYIRKIRDTVGHGECIFGLADSYPYNLSFLRDGELEEIEKKCIEHRWRLKRKVHRLSQVHGDFHPWNVIFREGIDFTLLDRSRGEFGEPADDVAAMSINYIFFSLRKYGELRGEFQDLYDLFLNTYLEKTQDLELLEALPLFYTFRCLVIASPIWYPTITNEVRRKIFNFAHNILAEKSFEPSKVNSYLE is encoded by the coding sequence ATGTTCTTAAATATCAAAGATTTGGAGATCTACCTCTCTAACGTATTTAAATCGAAGGTTAAGGTTGAATACTTCGGAGATCTTAAAGAAAAAGAAGAGAGGGTCAGCGATATAAAGGAGTATGGTTATGGAGTCCCATTGCTCGTTACATTCAGTATCGAAGGTGTGAGAAGGCAAGTGGTAATATCTTCGATGAGGATCGATAGGGGCTTCGGCCACGATTATCGAAGTGATAGAGTTAGCAACCTCATCTTGGCTTATGATACATGGAATAAACTCCCGAAGCATGCGAGGGTATTCGATATCGGTGGATTCAGAAAGGATGGGGGGCTTTTATCGTTGGGCGAAGTTGAAGAATTTTTTATACTCGAGGAGAAGGTCGAAGGGAGAGAATACATCTATGACCTTGAGAGGATATATAGTGAAGGGAGGTTGATGGATCTTGATAAAGAAAGGGTTAAAGCCCTATCGCTCTACCTTACAGAGATTCATAATGTAAAGAAGGATGATCCGGAGCTCTACATTAGAAAGATTCGAGATACCGTAGGCCATGGGGAGTGTATCTTTGGACTTGCCGACAGCTACCCTTACAACTTAAGTTTTCTTAGAGATGGTGAGCTCGAAGAGATCGAAAAGAAGTGTATCGAGCATAGGTGGAGATTGAAGAGGAAGGTTCATCGATTATCTCAAGTCCATGGCGATTTTCACCCTTGGAATGTAATATTTAGAGAGGGTATCGACTTTACTCTACTCGATAGGAGCAGGGGAGAGTTTGGAGAACCTGCCGATGATGTGGCGGCGATGAGTATAAATTACATCTTCTTCTCATTGCGTAAGTATGGAGAGCTAAGGGGAGAGTTTCAAGATCTTTACGATCTATTCCTTAACACGTACCTTGAAAAGACTCAAGACCTTGAATTATTAGAGGCTCTACCTCTATTCTACACATTCCGATGTTTGGTAATCGCATCACCGATCTGGTACCCAACGATTACGAATGAGGTCAGGAGGAAGATCTTTAACTTTGCCCACAATATTCTAGCTGAGAAATCGTTCGAACCGAGTAAGGTCAACTCTTATCTCGAGTGA
- the ade gene encoding adenine deaminase, which produces MCKSMFAISGKVVNVFDGEVRRETVYIKDERVFAVGDYSIKVDKVFDLSDYYLLPGFIDAHIHIESSMLTPTEFAKYALLHGTTCLVLEPHEIANVCGIKGIEFMLSSKAPFRFFFTAPSCVPATTMETSAFQIGVDEVKSLLKHPKCVGLGELMNYVGVIQNDPKVIEKIKAAKELHKVCDGHAPQLRGLDLCKYVGAGIQSDHECVNIKEASEKLKLGMYIMIREGSAAKNLESLIDLAKGTGGDRCMFVSDDIHVSELIEDGHLDRILRKAVSLGLDPIRSIKMVTINPARYFGLEGLGAIAPNHFADIVAVKDLKRFEVKAVFVNGTLVVDDGKLIYEFEHSSIPNEVLSTIRVRDFSIEDLKVRSGRRRDVRVIRVEANEIVTKGEVATLDAKDGFLIPDIDNDILPLIVFERHKMSGNIGKGFVSGFGLKSGALASTVAHDSHNIVCVGADYEDIGEAVKELRRVGGGLIAVNGGKVMAELKLPIAGLMSDESGEYVKEKLEDLHEAARSLGCKLPSPFMTLSFLSLPVIPELKLTDKGLVDVNRFDFVEVLL; this is translated from the coding sequence GTGTGTAAATCGATGTTTGCAATATCGGGCAAAGTTGTAAACGTATTTGATGGGGAGGTTAGAAGGGAGACTGTATATATCAAAGATGAAAGGGTATTCGCTGTGGGAGATTATTCGATCAAGGTCGATAAGGTATTCGACCTTTCCGATTACTACCTCCTTCCAGGATTCATCGATGCCCACATTCATATCGAGAGTTCCATGCTTACACCTACCGAATTTGCCAAATATGCTCTTTTGCATGGGACTACATGTTTAGTACTTGAACCTCATGAAATCGCAAACGTCTGTGGCATAAAAGGTATCGAATTTATGTTGAGTAGTAAGGCGCCATTCAGATTCTTCTTCACCGCACCTTCATGTGTACCTGCTACGACTATGGAAACGTCTGCATTTCAGATCGGGGTCGATGAAGTGAAGAGTCTATTAAAGCACCCAAAGTGTGTAGGTTTGGGCGAGCTCATGAATTACGTAGGTGTTATTCAGAACGATCCGAAGGTCATTGAAAAGATTAAGGCTGCGAAGGAGCTCCATAAGGTCTGTGATGGACATGCCCCTCAGCTGAGGGGCCTCGATCTTTGCAAGTATGTGGGTGCTGGTATCCAATCCGATCATGAATGTGTGAATATCAAAGAAGCCTCTGAGAAGTTAAAACTCGGTATGTATATTATGATAAGAGAAGGTTCCGCTGCGAAGAATCTCGAATCCCTAATAGATCTGGCAAAGGGTACTGGTGGTGATAGGTGCATGTTCGTTTCCGATGATATTCATGTAAGTGAGTTGATCGAGGATGGGCATTTAGATAGAATATTGAGAAAGGCCGTATCATTAGGTTTAGATCCCATTCGATCGATCAAGATGGTCACTATAAATCCCGCTCGATACTTTGGTCTGGAAGGTTTGGGTGCGATCGCGCCCAATCACTTTGCAGATATCGTCGCTGTAAAAGATTTAAAGAGATTTGAAGTTAAAGCTGTATTCGTGAATGGAACGCTGGTCGTCGATGATGGTAAACTCATTTATGAGTTTGAACATTCATCGATCCCGAATGAAGTCCTATCTACGATCAGGGTTAGAGATTTCTCTATAGAGGATCTGAAGGTAAGATCTGGGCGTAGAAGGGATGTAAGGGTGATAAGGGTCGAAGCGAACGAAATCGTTACCAAAGGTGAAGTCGCTACGCTCGATGCAAAGGACGGCTTTCTTATACCCGATATCGATAACGATATTCTCCCACTCATCGTCTTCGAAAGGCATAAGATGTCTGGGAATATAGGAAAAGGTTTTGTCTCGGGCTTTGGATTAAAGTCTGGAGCCTTAGCCTCGACTGTAGCCCATGATTCACATAACATCGTCTGTGTGGGTGCAGATTATGAAGATATTGGTGAGGCCGTAAAGGAGTTAAGGAGGGTTGGCGGGGGTTTGATCGCTGTGAATGGTGGTAAGGTTATGGCTGAATTAAAACTCCCCATAGCGGGGTTGATGAGCGATGAGTCTGGTGAATATGTAAAGGAGAAGTTGGAGGATCTCCATGAAGCGGCAAGATCGTTAGGTTGCAAACTCCCATCTCCCTTTATGACCTTATCATTCCTTTCACTACCCGTGATTCCCGAGCTCAAGCTCACCGATAAAGGGCTTGTAGATGTTAATCGATTCGATTTCGTTGAGGTGCTCTTATGA
- a CDS encoding phosphoribosyltransferase family protein, with product MKLLRMTPFMTRKLCQIIVDKMLKDKFYPDIIVVPLRGGAVIGRYLSDILDQPRIATIACEYYTGINETAKEPKITQRLSISVKDKVVLLADDVSDRGDTLRVCYEYIKKKSPRSLKTATLFIKPWSTFIPDYYAAKTRKWIVFLGEEYETIRNLYIKNDLETLRKYFSEREIQDALNLYNLKVKTFG from the coding sequence ATGAAACTCCTAAGAATGACACCATTTATGACTCGAAAGTTATGCCAGATTATAGTCGATAAGATGTTAAAGGATAAGTTTTATCCGGATATAATAGTCGTACCATTGAGGGGAGGGGCTGTTATAGGCAGGTACCTCTCAGATATCCTCGATCAACCCAGAATCGCCACAATCGCCTGTGAATATTACACAGGCATAAATGAAACTGCCAAAGAGCCGAAGATCACCCAAAGGCTCTCTATATCTGTTAAGGATAAGGTTGTACTTCTGGCCGATGATGTCTCGGATAGGGGCGACACTTTACGTGTATGTTACGAATATATCAAGAAAAAGTCACCGAGGTCTTTAAAGACCGCCACACTATTTATCAAACCATGGAGTACCTTCATCCCCGATTACTACGCTGCCAAGACTCGGAAGTGGATCGTATTCTTAGGTGAGGAGTACGAGACTATTAGAAACCTCTACATTAAGAACGATCTTGAAACTTTAAGAAAGTACTTCTCTGAAAGGGAGATTCAAGATGCCCTGAATCTTTACAATTTGAAGGTCAAAACATTCGGTTAA
- a CDS encoding translation initiation factor IF-2 subunit beta, which yields MLELSYEKLLQRLRSKMGEEKPKSKTARIELPQPQISWVGRKTIFRNFMEFPRLMRRDPNKVLMFLAKELATAASIDGERAIFIGLKDPQSFSTLLNRYMKEAVICPVCNSPDTHIEKSKRLQFLVCEACGARSVPKIV from the coding sequence ATGCTGGAGCTCTCTTACGAAAAGCTTTTACAGAGATTGAGAAGTAAGATGGGGGAGGAGAAGCCCAAATCCAAAACGGCTCGTATAGAACTCCCTCAACCTCAGATAAGCTGGGTCGGGCGTAAAACGATCTTTCGAAACTTTATGGAATTTCCAAGGTTGATGAGGCGTGATCCGAATAAGGTCCTGATGTTTCTAGCTAAAGAGTTGGCGACCGCAGCATCCATCGATGGTGAAAGAGCCATATTCATCGGGCTCAAAGATCCCCAATCATTCTCAACCCTTCTAAATAGATATATGAAGGAGGCTGTGATCTGCCCCGTATGTAATAGCCCCGATACACATATAGAGAAGTCGAAGAGGCTTCAATTTTTGGTCTGTGAAGCGTGTGGTGCTAGATCTGTGCCGAAGATCGTGTGA
- a CDS encoding DUF424 family protein — MEASDRSFVARIIRWDGVTLVNICDKELLGTTVKGKGIEMNISYEYFNGELVNAQQALDLVRSSNIANLVGERIVNKVLEANLASERAVKRIGSVCFLMVFKFTCR, encoded by the coding sequence TTGGAAGCATCGGATAGATCCTTCGTGGCGAGAATCATTAGGTGGGATGGTGTGACCCTTGTGAATATCTGTGATAAGGAGTTGCTTGGAACGACTGTAAAGGGTAAAGGGATCGAAATGAATATTTCATACGAATATTTCAATGGCGAGCTGGTAAATGCACAGCAAGCGCTCGACCTTGTCCGTTCATCAAATATAGCGAACCTCGTCGGTGAACGTATAGTAAATAAGGTTTTGGAAGCTAACCTTGCATCGGAGAGGGCGGTCAAGAGGATCGGCTCGGTCTGCTTTCTTATGGTCTTTAAATTTACGTGCCGATAA
- the eif1A gene encoding translation initiation factor eIF-1A — protein MGKRKVLSEEELKELVLPAEGELLGRVVKLLGSDHVLVKCTDGKNRIGRIRGKLKRRIWVRDNDVVLIAPWDFKPDERGDIIWRYTLAQVDWLKANGYLPPEL, from the coding sequence TTGGGTAAGAGGAAGGTTCTGAGTGAGGAAGAGTTAAAGGAACTGGTACTACCTGCTGAAGGGGAGTTACTGGGGAGGGTCGTCAAACTCCTTGGTAGCGATCACGTCTTGGTCAAATGTACGGATGGTAAGAATAGAATAGGGAGGATCAGAGGCAAGCTGAAGAGGAGGATCTGGGTTAGAGATAACGATGTTGTATTGATCGCACCGTGGGACTTTAAGCCCGATGAACGTGGGGATATCATCTGGCGTTACACTCTGGCACAGGTGGACTGGCTCAAGGCCAATGGTTACTTACCTCCAGAGCTTTAA
- a CDS encoding serine protein kinase RIO, translating into MSEFFEQPIDKKMMKQLVHKIGALERRDRFLKKDLSSERAALEEVFDKSTLMTLYKLMNSNIFRYLHGVVDAGKEARIYRGERDDGSSVAVKIFLVTTAEFKKRLPYILGDPRFDKVKKGTRNIVELWARKEYKNLVTAFNSGIRVPRPIAVMKNVLVMEFIGENGNPAPLLNEVRVSKADYKKVISIIKNMYRKAKLVHADLSEYNIFKWRRELIVFDFGSAVDIGHPSADQFLMRDISNINRFFMKRGIDVEPEDIIFKRVVGNEL; encoded by the coding sequence ATGTCTGAATTCTTTGAGCAGCCCATCGATAAAAAGATGATGAAGCAGTTAGTGCATAAGATCGGTGCGCTGGAAAGGAGGGATAGATTCTTAAAGAAAGACCTTTCATCAGAGAGGGCGGCTTTAGAAGAGGTATTCGATAAATCCACATTGATGACCCTGTATAAATTGATGAATTCGAATATCTTCAGATACTTACATGGTGTTGTGGATGCTGGTAAGGAAGCGAGGATCTATAGAGGTGAGAGGGATGATGGCTCGAGTGTGGCTGTTAAAATATTTCTTGTTACTACAGCAGAATTCAAGAAAAGGCTCCCCTACATCTTAGGAGATCCGAGGTTCGATAAAGTGAAGAAAGGTACGAGGAATATCGTTGAGCTCTGGGCTCGAAAGGAGTATAAGAACCTCGTCACCGCTTTTAATTCTGGTATTAGAGTCCCCAGACCTATTGCGGTGATGAAGAACGTCCTCGTTATGGAGTTCATCGGTGAAAATGGCAACCCTGCCCCGCTTTTAAATGAAGTTCGAGTGAGTAAGGCTGATTATAAAAAGGTTATATCGATCATCAAGAATATGTATAGAAAGGCAAAACTTGTCCATGCCGATCTTTCTGAGTACAACATCTTTAAGTGGCGTAGAGAGTTGATAGTCTTCGATTTTGGATCGGCGGTCGATATCGGCCACCCTTCAGCCGATCAATTTCTTATGCGTGATATATCCAACATAAACCGATTCTTTATGAAGAGAGGGATCGATGTGGAGCCCGAAGATATCATCTTTAAGAGAGTGGTCGGTAATGAGCTTTGA
- a CDS encoding KH domain-containing protein, with amino-acid sequence MSFEKVVKLPMERIGVLIGKGGKVKAEIEKKCGVKLEVDSKTGEVVIKSTGDLAESSPLKAVDIVTAIARGFSPVKAFRLMDENTVLNIIDLKNYAGKSKSNLQRIKGRIIGLNGKARRVIEELTEANISVYGHMVAIIGDVDQVKSATDAVVMLATGSPHKVVYNMLQRLRTKAKMDRFKLWEEGSFV; translated from the coding sequence ATGAGCTTTGAAAAGGTTGTAAAGTTACCGATGGAGCGAATAGGTGTGTTGATAGGTAAAGGTGGTAAAGTAAAGGCGGAGATTGAGAAGAAGTGTGGTGTTAAACTAGAGGTCGATAGCAAGACGGGGGAGGTAGTGATCAAGAGCACTGGCGACCTTGCCGAGAGCTCCCCTCTGAAAGCCGTCGATATAGTGACGGCGATAGCGAGAGGCTTCTCACCAGTAAAGGCCTTCCGATTGATGGATGAAAATACAGTTCTTAACATAATCGATCTAAAAAATTACGCTGGCAAATCTAAAAGCAATCTACAGAGGATAAAAGGTAGGATCATCGGTTTGAATGGAAAAGCTAGAAGAGTCATCGAAGAGCTTACGGAAGCCAATATCTCCGTTTACGGCCACATGGTCGCAATCATAGGTGATGTCGATCAGGTCAAATCGGCTACAGATGCTGTAGTGATGCTAGCCACGGGGAGCCCTCACAAAGTTGTATACAATATGTTGCAAAGGCTTCGAACGAAGGCGAAGATGGATCGGTTTAAATTGTGGGAGGAGGGGTCCTTTGTCTAA